CGTCGAAACGGTACAACAGTATGCGTCCTTTCCTGCTTGCCAATGAGGATTGTTGGTCATGTTCCAATTGATAGGTGCCGCAAACGAACAAGTTTTCCCATCCTTCCTGTGGACACCATTCGACGGAATCGGCCGGTTGTTCGGTGTCATATGAAACCAGCGTATGAATGTTCAGTTTGCTCATTGTAATCTTCCAATAGTCCAGTTCCAGCGTTTCTTTAGTTCCGGATCATTTGACTGTAATGAGTCGGCCGATTAGTTTTTACGTACTTATCACTTAGCCATGTTTTGATAGAAGAATGTTctaaacaacataaaacacgTGCTATTCAGATCGTTCACCAtgtttttcagaaaatttaacTGCATTTTCTACACCTATCTTTACTAGTCCTTACCATCTTTTACTAGTTCCTTACCAATCCATATTGGTAAGGAGTCCAATTGTTAGTCCAATTGATCTTGTAGATTAATGGCAAGCAAACACGTTTCCTTCTTCAACTTGAAACAGTTaataacagcaacagctgTGTTGTCATGTTACTATTTACACTGTGTCAAACAATTGTTCGTACAGCACACAGGACAGCgatataaaataattgataaaatattttcaatctATCAATTAAATATATGCTCATTCCACAAAGCAGTATAATATGTATCATTATCATCAACCAGCTTTgattttatcaaaaaacaattctatctgttgataaaaataatgaaccaATTTTTAACGAATAAACACACAGTTTATCTCGATAGATCAAGGTAATACTCTGTTGATGGAAAACGAGTTTAATTTTTCACTTATTTCAGAGGAAATTTTCCCCAATTTTTGCATGAGAAACTCTTTCAGTTAGTTTTTAATCTGGATCTGGAGTTTTAGAATTTTTCGCTCAAAAGGCCCTACAAACTATCAAAGATCTAAAGACTGGGGTGGATGCGTAAACACTGTTTTGAAGTTGTACAGCAACCATTCCTTGACCAGCCTAGAAGTATGCTTCGGATAATTATTTTGCACAAGCTTTAAATTTGATCCATGCTTTCAAGTTATTTTTCGGAATACCCAAATACATATtttaatcgatcgatcgtagaATCAATGAACGTCAAGTTTTCTGTGCCATTTGCTCTAAAGGCACTCCATACCATTACATGATCGCCACAATACTGCATAGTCGGCCAGAGAATTTTTGGATTCAATTGATTATTTGGATTGCGCCACACATTCACTAATCTGTCTGACCCAAAGATATAAAATTCGCTTTTCATCCGCGATTATGATCATCTGCCCAAAACTCACTCGGTTTGATTTGGCAAGTAGATTTGGGCATACTCTAACCGCTCTTATaagcttcttcttttctgcAAAGTAAACTCGATACCCTACTGCATGGATAACATTATGTACTGTTAACAGACTGATTTTCATGCTTGTGTGCAGTGCCAGGCTGTCTACAATTTTGAGAGTGCTAAATTTAGGAGTTTGTTCTATTTCCCATAGGCGTTTGTGAAGTTTGGTGAGCTTATTTAAGTAGAGGAGTCCCCATCGATTTTGTCCTCTAGAAGGTAAAATCCACATTGTTTAAGATCGCTTTTTCAAAGGATTCTTTTCATTAGCACTGTATGGGAAATTTTTTGACACAGTGTATGTTGTCATGTTATTATTTACATGTTTTATGTTGACTCACCTGCGTTGTGTTGAATacattttgaattaaaatagaaaaggaaACGCTTTAAAGATTATAATACCGTTTTTATTTAACCTTTCCTTATGCTGAAAATGACTAGGATAAATAATTTACCTCGAACACAGCGCTACCTGTTTGCTTACTATAATGACACTGCATTCGAAAAGATTTCTTATCATACAGTAGTAGCTGGCCGCTGACCAGCACTTATTCTATCCGTTGCGGTGCAGCGCTCCTATGTATACTAATTTTGCACGACTACCAATAAACACGAAGTGCACGAAACTAAGGTCCTAGAAGAGTGATCGCGCTTGGAATGAAAGATGCGTGTCCTCCTGCGATCTGTTTCCTAAGCCCAacgaaaaatgtaattttaagcCAGTAGGAAAATAATTGCTGAGAATAGTTCCTTACGTAAAAGTGACGCTGCCAACTGCATTTAAAATTAACCCTAATTTAGAGTAAATTAAACGTTAAAATTAGCAAACGTTTTGCTCCGAAGCTGTGCCAAGGAGCTAACCTGGCTAAAGTACGAACAAGTACGGGGAAAATGGTTCCATCTTAAAATCTATTTTCCTTTGTAATCGGCTTGCGTCGGGTGCACTGCACCGGCCGTGGGAGAGAATGTGTACGGTAGTATGTGGAACTTGTACAACTCCGGCTGCATAATGTGAGGAGGGCCCGGTTGACTATTATTGCTGGTTAAAAATTCAGGCGGTTTCAGGTCGGTCCCGTTGAAGGGAATGTGTGACGTACTAGTGGCGTACAGTTGCTCCGGCAGTTGCAACATTTGACCGGGCTTCTGTGCCGTTATTAGCTTGATGTCCTTCAGGTTCGTCGTCGACAGCGAAACAAGCGACGTTTGCGACAGCGCATGGCTGGGTTCCAGATTGTACGTCGGATTTGTGGTTGGCGCATGGGTAAACGTTACCGTATCGCCCGGCGTGGACGGTACGCTAAGGCTGGTGGAGCTAACACTGCTGTTGGGCGAGCTGCCGGTTGCCGATAGGCCCAGTTTGGCGGCAACCGCAGCGGCACTGCGCTTCTGCCGTGCATATTCCgccttttttcgcttccgcTCGATCCATTGTTCCGGTGTTTCGTTTAGCAGACGTTCCTTCGCTTTGGCCGCATTTTTAGCTAACCGCAGGGCGCGTTGTTCCGGTGTTTcgttggcgcgcgaaattcgCATCCGTTCAGCCAGTTTGGCCAATCTTACTGCTCGCTGTTCGGGTGTTTCCATTGCGCGACGTAACCGCTCGCGTGCCGCACTACGGGCCCGCCGTATGCTACGCTCGATATCAGTCTCGTTTTGCCGTCGCAACCGGTTCCGTTCAGCATTTTTCGCTAACCGAATCAGATACTCGTCACTTGACTTGCTGTCCGCATTACGCTGCATCCTGTTCCGATACTCTTCCTCCGTTTCGGCGGCACGCTTCTTTCGCATCCTTTCTGCGTTCTGTGCCATTCGTTTGCGATACTCGTCGGCCGTTTCTGCCGCACGCTTTTGGCGCATTCGCTCCGCGTTCCGAGCGAGACGCTTGGCACGGGCTTCCGGACTCTCGTGCAGAAACCGTCGCTGGCTTTTGGACAGTGAGTGATGGATGACGCCTAGGGGAAGCCCGTCACTAGCACCGTTTGCGGACTGCTGCTGGGGAGGGATGCTCGGTATTGCTTGCGGTAAAGTTGCGGTTGCAACGacgggtgctgctgctgttgcgtaTGGGGCCACGATTTCCTGCTTAATGTCATTATAGTATGGATTGATCTGAAAGAATCCATTCATATTTATTAGCTGGTAGTGTGTTTACATGCTTGCCCGATGGAACACATTCGCGGCCAGCGGGTCCcgctacgttttttttttttgcttttgtcaaAGGATTCTTCGTGCagtaaaaacacttttcaaaaCAACTTTTCTTGTTCACAAATCGAatcgcacacaaaacaattgcaggttgagctttatttttagctACGCTTCTGACACATGCACTGCGTTTACAAGTGTGTGTCGATAGATTCGCATTCATCTCCACAGGTACAGAGTGGTGCTTATTTGTATGATTgcttaaattaaatgaaatagaAATCGTTacttgcaatttttgtttgcattgtaCACTAAATTATGCAGTGTTTGTATTGCTATTTATTATTATCTATCATACCATTTAAAGATATTTTGTTTCACCTTATTTGCTCTGGTAGTTTTCGTATTGCTCTTAAGCAGTAGCAAGCATTAATGTAACTTACTCAACTGTATTCGATTTCATTTAACACCTAATGATGAGTCccagaaaaaaagttttatgaaagtttgaaaaatggttaaaaatgtGGTGTTTTTTGAGTATTAGGACAAAAGGGCCATCCATACGGTGCAAGACGGCCatctaaataaaataatcgaaaattatgtaaaaatgaaACGTCCGATTACTATATGCTAGAGACAAATTGGGTTCACCAATTTCCCCTCTTTTGGGGGTTTAAAATAAGTTTCATAACGATCAAAAAGTACCTCCTTTTTGGTATTAGAATTTGCCTCCTAGGGATTGTAGCATTTCACGTATGCTATCGCTGTAAACTTCGTGTTCTAAAGCGTGTTTTCTCACAGAAGTGCTCCCTTCGGTCACGGATCTCATTGCCGATTCCATTCTAGACCTAGGccatcttttttttgggacttATTCTGATTATAAGCACACACCATCctgcttctctttctctctggaCTAATGAAAACAATAGGAATCTGATTCCGTAATTAAATCCCAAGTCGTATAAATCGAAGATGTTAATTCCAATCCTAATTTGAGATCTTGTGTTTGTagacatttttttaagttcaaCTGTCGTTAAAATCAGCGAAAAAGTTGCGGCACTCTTACCCCAAACAGTGGTGGTCCTTTTGCTCCaaaagttattttattattgaattgGGATTTTTAGTCGTTTACTTGGTCGCTTAACTGaatttttactaaaaaaaaaaaacaaaaaacttgccCCAACTTAGCTACCGTATGAACGAAGTTCTTCGTCAAAACAATAGCCCGTAAAGAGAGAATGGAACGTAATGTAATCACTGTAATccataagtttatttttcgttaCTTTGCTACAAGTATCGCATTGCGAATCATCTGATGAATCTTGCCTGATTGCATGTACATACACACTCATCGATTAAATGGTATAGGAATTgatgaaggaaaaggaaaactacGTCCTGCTTGTTCACTAGAAACATCCATTTATTGTTTCCCCTAGAACGGCTAGCAGTGTAagagtaaacaaataaaattgttcctCGGCCAAATTGATTGCACACATCATCGGTATCTCAAACCCTTGGAAGATATTCCGTTGAAACGTAAATGATATATATAtgtgaaaagtttaaaattatcaGCATACAAAATAATCACACTATAATGCATAACGTTCAACCGATGCGTATCGGTTGAGTAGTaggtaatttaaattttcaaattcataTTTGCTGCTACCGGGATGTAGGTTTCCTTGCATTATTGCATTGTTGCGGCCCAATTGGCTGCATACAGCAGCAGCTTTATTGGCTATAGTGCCGCCTACTTGTCTAAATTATTACCATTTTTTCACGACTTTATGAAGAGTTCGCTCTTCACCAGTATATGGCctcatcagtttttttttcttcgcacaTGCTGGATGTTTACTTGCTTTTGTACGCACTCGTTTGATCCATGTGCGGCGTACCGGATGCAGTGGATGTAGGAAACGGGTACGGCAGTATGTGCAGTTTGTATAGATTGCTGGGACAGTTCGGATCCGCCTGCATCACCAAATGTTGCCCGTTCAGTAGTTCGTGTGGTTTAAAATCACCACCGCTAAATAAAACCTGCGGAGTGCTGTAGATTTGTTCTGGTTGTGTGGACTGCAAGGCTCCGCTTGATGATGTCGTTCCGTGTTTCGTCGATATGGACGAACTCTTGCCAGTTCCCTTTGCATTCAGCGCGAACGAAGAAGTTGCTCCACTGCTTGTGCTACTGTTTGGAGGTTGCTGTGACCCACTCGTATGTAGAATAGTTTCCGGCAATGTGGCAGGTGTATGGCCCGGAAAACCAACTGCTGTGTGATGCTGCAAGCTAGCTCCATGACCGATGGATGTACCGGATGGTGCTCGACCCGACGGACCGGGGGGCCGAGAGGTACCATTTCCACTGGGCTCACCTAAAGCAGCTGCTGCCGCCCGTTTCTGTCGTGCGTATTCGgccttttttcgcttccggTCGATCCACTGTTCGGGAGATTCGTTCAGGAAGCGTTGGCGTGCCCTGGCCGCATTCTTTGCCAACCGAGTCGCACGCTGTTCTGGTGTTTCGTTCGCCCGCGCGTAACGCATCCGTTCGGCCAGTCTTGCCAACCGTTCTGCCCGCTGTTCCGGTGTTTCAATCGTTGTCCACAGTCGCTCCCGGGTAATACGCATCCGTTCGGCCAGCTTAGCCAAACGCACTGCACGCTGCTCGGGACTTTCCATCGCACGGCGCAAACGTTCCCGTGCGGCGCTCCGTGCCCGCCGTATGCTGCGCTCCAGTTCAGTTTCATTCTGGCGCCTTCGTCTGTTGCGTTCCGCATTTTCCATCAGCCGACGCCGATACTCGTCGGTCATCTTGAATGCCGCGTTTCTCTCCATTCTCATTCGGTAATCTTCCTCCGATTCGGCTGCTCGCTTTCGTCGCATGCGTTCCGCGTTTTCGGCCATACGTTTGCGACTTTGCTCCTCCGTTTCCATTGCCCGCTTCTGGCGCATACGTTCCGCGTTCCGGGCCAGGCGCTTCTCCCGGGCGTCGTCACTTTCGTGCAAAAATCTGTGCTGGTTTTTGGACAAATTGGTTTGCTTAGGGGTTTGGTTCAGCGCGTGCTGCTGAGAGGACGTGACGCTACTGCTACCGTCGGTTACGGCAAGTGGTTGTTGCTGTGGAGGCTGTCGTtgcgattgttgctgctgctgctgctgctgggtttGCTGTTGTATAGGTGCAGCGGCATAAGCAGCGTTGACCTCTTGCTTAAACTCATTGTAGAATGTATTGATTTGGAAAAATCCATTCATATTTCGAGACGATACACCTCTAACATAACTAGACACTGGTGGAAGCGCTAGAAGAGCAagtgttttcaaaataaagCACCCAATAATTCGCACGCCCGCACAATTCTACTGTCAACTTCACGCGCTTGCATCCGATCAATAACACTTTTGCGAaacttgcattttttttactttccccTTGGCTTTGGAAATTGATCTTTTCTAAACATTCACCAAAAACTTTGCACCAGCGTGTATATACTGCCGTGTGCAATACTTCCGCTCGGCAAACGCCACAGTTGACAGACGGTTTACAGTActggacacaaaaaaaaactcgttccCGTTTTGATTAGAATTAGTTTAGAGAACAACTCATTTCAAGGAATTAATCCTGTCTTACTCACTCCCTgggatttaattattttaacaacTGTTTCGGGAGTCGAAAGGCACAAGGGCCTCAAAACTGGGCTGGGTGAGAGGTAACCGgtgaagatattttaaatatatttctaaaattaacTTAACTTTTAATGAGCGGAAGATGAGGCAAGGGCTGGAGGTTAACTTGGTTATTACCTCGCAGAACAAAGTCACGCCTCTCATAAGCTGTAATTCGATTGTGCTACGAACCccaacataattttcaaaactgtATGTTGCGATGGTAAGAGTTTAAACACTCTTTGCGATTCGAGTGCTTAATCAAAGTTTAATATAAACCCTCTTTTTTATCGTGCAAAACGTGAAACACTGATTTTATACACGTTGAGTAGAGATTTGCTGTGATATTtcaaattcttttattttacaatttgaGTTGCGCGCTACGAAAGAAACTAGCAATGCTTAATGCTTTTCGTCGAATGCAGCATACTTCCtcttgcatgtgtgtgtgtgcaatagTTACATATTGataaatcataaaaacaaaaacaagtaaGGACTCCCTTTCTAACGCCCTACACAGCTATTTCTACGATATACACCTTACTCGATGTACATGAATACAAATACTTTCGTATATGTACTTGACCGTCAGCTGCAAATCTATAGCAATCGGTCTCAATCGATTAGCGTATATCGGGGAGCTGCTGTATTCCTCTTAAAACTTATTGTGTCTGTTatagatagtttttttttatattgccTAAGGGGTTTGTTACGTTGATGTTACTGTTGTTGACtgtttgcacattttttaattgctgCCTGTTGCTCCTAGTACAACAAATGCACTATAGCTACACTGTCTAGAAAGATTTACTTACGATGTACACAGGGACATTTCAAACATCGGTTTTGCCTGCTCGTGATCTTACGCTAGGTTCGCCCGTTTCACCGATCATTTGCTCTTGTACTCCGTCGGATGCCCCGGATGATGCATACCAGGACCAGCCGTTGTTGGTACTGCACCGGGTGGAAGTGAGTAGGGTAGCACGTGAAACTTTAGCAGATTGTTTGGACAGGACATGTCCGGATGTAGCGTGGCCGAGCCCGGGTGGTGGGCGCCCGGCAGAAATTCGGACGCTTTTACCTCGTGCTCCATAAATGGCAGATGAGGTGTGCTGTAGATCTGTTCCGGTTGCTGATGCACGTGGTTTTGCTTGGGTGACGCTATCAGCTTAATGTCCTTCACGTCCGGTGGCACCCCATGGCCAAGGTCCGGCACGTAACCATGGCTGTTGCCTACCTGACTGAAGGAAAGCTCGGGCGAGGCAAGATTGCTGCTGTGTATGGCGGCATcattactgctgctactgccggCCGAACTCGGATTGCCGCTCCGTTTGCGCCGTGCGTATTCCGCCTTCTTTCGCTTCCGTTCGATCCACTGTTCGGGCGATTCCTTCAGCAAACGT
This genomic window from Anopheles maculipalpis chromosome 2RL, idAnoMacuDA_375_x, whole genome shotgun sequence contains:
- the LOC126567110 gene encoding uncharacterized protein LOC126567110; this translates as MSLLPAPPTTNLLPGSDKSSPTSGQKKKRRAYVNESEEARARRLARNAERMRQKRANETEEEYRQRLAKNAESNRRKRQNETDLERTIRHARSAARERLRRAMETPEQRAVRLAKLAERMRIARANETPEQRAIRLAKNAAKAKERLLKESPEQWIERKRKKAEYARRKRSGNPSSAGSSSSNDAAIHSSNLASPELSFSQVGNSHGYVPDLGHGVPPDVKDIKLIASPKQNHVHQQPEQIYSTPHLPFMEHEVKASEFLPGAHHPGSATLHPDMSCPNNLLKFHVLPYSLPPGAVPTTAGPDLQLTVKYIYESICIHVHRNCAGVRIIGCFILKTLALLALPPVSSYVRGVSSRNMNGFFQINTFYNEFKQEVNAAYAAAPIQQQTQQQQQQQQSQRQPPQQQPLAVTDGSSSVTSSQQHALNQTPKQTNLSKNQHRFLHESDDAREKRLARNAERMRQKRAMETEEQSRKRMAENAERMRRKRAAESEEDYRMRMERNAAFKMTDEYRRRLMENAERNRRRRQNETELERSIRRARSAARERLRRAMESPEQRAVRLAKLAERMRITRERLWTTIETPEQRAERLARLAERMRYARANETPEQRATRLAKNAARARQRFLNESPEQWIDRKRKKAEYARQKRAAAAALGEPSGNGTSRPPGPSGRAPSGTSIGHGASLQHHTAVGFPGHTPATLPETILHTSGSQQPPNSSTSSGATSSFALNAKGTGKSSSISTKHGTTSSSGALQSTQPEQIYSTPQVLFSGGDFKPHELLNGQHLVMQADPNCPSNLYKLHILPYPFPTSTASGTPHMDQTSAYKSKTHYQLINMNGFFQINPYYNDIKQEIVAPYATAAAPVVATATLPQAIPSIPPQQQSANGASDGLPLGVIHHSLSKSQRRFLHESPEARAKRLARNAERMRQKRAAETADEYRKRMAQNAERMRKKRAAETEEEYRNRMQRNADSKSSDEYLIRLAKNAERNRLRRQNETDIERSIRRARSAARERLRRAMETPEQRAVRLAKLAERMRISRANETPEQRALRLAKNAAKAKERLLNETPEQWIERKRKKAEYARQKRSAAAVAAKLGLSATGSSPNSSVSSTSLSVPSTPGDTVTFTHAPTTNPTYNLEPSHALSQTSLVSLSTTNLKDIKLITAQKPGQMLQLPEQLYATSTSHIPFNGTDLKPPEFLTSNNSQPGPPHIMQPELYKFHILPYTFSPTAGAVHPTQADYKGK